GGCGACGGCGCTCCCATGCTGGTGCGCCGCGCCCTGGGCGATCCCGATGAGGAGCGCTTCGTCACCGAGGCGTTGAACTTCTTCCTCGCTCATTATCGCGAGCACAAGCTGGATAACACCTACGTCTATGCCGGGGTTCAGGAAGCGCTCCAGGCGCTGCGCTCTCAACGCAACGGCGCCGACGACGGCTTCCGCATGGCGGTGCTCAGCAACAAGCCGGTGCGGCCCAGCGAACAGATCCTCGAGGCACTCGGCCTCGCCGGCTTCTTCTTCCGCGTGTACGGCGGCAACAGCTTCCATACCAAGAAGCCCGACCCGCTGGGCGTCCAGACGCTGCTCGGGGAAAGCGGCGCCCTGCCGGAAGAAGCGGTCATCATCGGCGACAGCGACATCGATGTCATCACCGGCCGCAACGCCGGCGTTTGGACTGTGGGCGTGAGCTACGGCTTCGTGCCGCACACGCTCGAGGCCGCCCCGCCCGACGTGCTCGTGGACTCGCCCCAACAGTGGGCCGATCTGTTCCAACTCACCACTGAGACACAGAGGCACAGAGGATGAACGGTTTCCTGCTGAGCCTTTCTCCGTGCCTTCGTGTCTCCGTGGCGAGATTCTTCTTTGAGCGGCTTGGGGCGGCGGGCGCGTGAGCAACACCTTCGGGTTCACACGCGCCGAGCTGCGCACCCTGCGCTCTTTCAAGACGCCCGCCGGCGTGCAGCGCTTCCTCGATTCCCTTCGCTACCATCTGGCCATGACCTGCTGGTCGCCGCGGCGCGTCCTGCGCGAGCGCACCGTGCATTGCCTGGAAGGCGCTATCTTCGCGGCCGCCGCGCTGCGCGTCCTGGGTTTTCCCCCGCTGCTCGTCGACCTCGAAGCCGAGCAGGATACCGACCACGTGCTGGCCGTCTTCAAGGTCCGTGGGCACTGGGGCGCAGTGGCAGCGTCGAACTTCGCTTCCTGCCGCTACCGCGAACCCGTGTATCGCTCGCTGCGCGAGCTGGCCATGAGCTACTTCAATTCGTATTTCAACCTTCGCCGCGAGCGGACCTTGCGGAACTTCTCGCGTCCGGTCAACCTCAAGCGCTTCGACCATCTCGACTGGATGACCTCCGAGAGGGAGGTCTGGTTCATCCCCAACTATCTCTGCGACATCTTCCACACCCCACTGCTTAGACCATGGATGGAGAAACGGCTGACGCGCCTGGACGAACGCAGCTACCAGGCCGACCTGGTCGGACATCGGTGGAAATAGCCTGCCGCGGATTCGTGCGACTCCCTCTGCGTCTCCGTGTCTCCGTGGTGAATCTATAATCAAAAGTTCGCATGGACTTCCATCTCCACTCCGACTACCAGCCGCGCGGCGACCAAGCCTCGGCCATTGATGCCCTGATGCGCGGGCTGCTCGCCGCGGAGAAGCACCAGGTCCTGCTGGGCGTGACCGGGTCAGGCAAGACCTACACCATGGCCAAGGTGGTGGAACGCATCAACCGGCCCGCGCTGGTCCTGGCCCACAACAAGACGCTGGCTGCGCAGCTCTACCACGAGTTCAAGGGGTTCTTCCCGCAGAACGCGGTGGAATACTTCGTGAGCTACTACGATTACTACCAGCCCGAAGCGTACATTCCCGCGGCCGACGTCTACATCGAGAAGGAAGCCACCATCAACGACGAGTTGGACAAGCTGCGGCTTTCGGCGACGCGGTCGTTATTTGAGCGCCGCGACTGCCTGATCGTGGCTTCGGTGAGCTGCATCTACGGCCTGGGTTCGCCCGAGGCCTACTACGGCATGCTGCTGTTTCTGGAGAAGGGCCAGAAAATCAAGCGCGAAGACATCGTGCGCAAGCTGGTGGAGATCCTTTACGAGCGCAATGACACCGACTTTCGCCGCGGGACTTTTCGTGTCCGCGGCGACGTGATCGAGGTCTTCCCTACCTACGACGACATGGCCTACCGCATCGAGCTGTGGGGCGACCAGGTGGAGCAGCTTTCACAGATCGATCCGCTGTTCGGTACGGTGAAGCAACGTTACGTGCGCCTGCCCATCTATCCCAAGACGCACTACGTGATGTCCGAGGAGACGCGCGACGCCGCCGTCGTCTCCATCAAGGAAGAACTGGCCTGGTGGGAGAAGGAACTGGAGAAGCAGGGCCACACCGTCGAGGCGCAGCGGGTGCACCAGCGCACCATGTTCGACCTGGAGATGATCAAGACGGTCGGCTATTGCCACGGCATCGAGAACTATTCGCGTCATTTTTCTGGGCGCCTGCCGGGCGAGGCGCCACCCACGCTGCTCGACTATGTGCCGCGCGACTACCTGCTGTTCGTGGACGAGTCGCACCAGACCGTGCCCCAACTCCACGGCATGTACCACGGCGACCGGTCGCGCAAGCAGACCCTGGTGGAGTATGGCTTCCGCCTTCCCTCCGCGCTGGACAACCGACCGCTGACGTTCGAGGAATTCGAGCACCGCGTGAACCAGGCCGTCTTCGTTTCCGCCACGCCGGGACCGTATGAATTGACGAAATCCGCGGGCGTGGTGGTGGAGCAGATCATCCGGCCCACGGGGCTGGTCGATCCCGAAGTCGAGGTGCGGCCGGTCAAGGGGCAGATCGACGACCTGCTGGCCGAAATCCGCGACCGCGCATCACGCAAAGAGCGCGTGTTGGTGACTACGCTCACCAAGCGCATGGCCGAAGACCTTGCCGAATACTACGGCGAGGTGGGGGTGAAGTGCCGCTACATGCACAGCGAGATCGAGACGCTGGAGCGGGTGAAGATCCTGCGCGACCTGCGCAAGGGCGAGTTCGACGTGCTGATCGGCATCAACCTGCTGCGCGAGGGCCTGGACCTGCCCGAGGTGTCGCTCGTGGCTATCCTCGACGCCGATAAGGAAGGCTTCCTGCGCTCGGCCGGCTCGCTCATCCAGACCATCGGGCGCTGCGCCCGCAACCTGAACGCGCGCGCCATACTCTACGCCGACGTGATGACCGATTCCATGCGCCGCGCCATCGACGAAACCGACCGCCGCCGCGCCATCCAGCACGCCTACAACGAAGCCAACGGCATTACGCCCGAGTCCATCGTGCGACCGGTGGAGATGTCGCTGGCCTCCATCGTCGAAGCCGACTACGCCGACTTCACGGCTTCGGCGCTGGAAGAGATGCCCGACTTCAAGAACCAGGAGGAGCTGGATGCTTACATCGCGCGGCTGGAGACCGAAATGCGCGAGTCGGCCAAGAAATTCGAGTTCGAGAAGGCGGCGAAACTGCGGGATACGATCCGGGATTTGAGGACGAAGGAGTTTCTGTTTACGTAGGAAAAACCAAGGGCGCCCTGCTCTCTCCACAGGGCGCCCCGTTATTGCGTCGCTCCTCCCCTGAGGGCCGACGCAAGCTTGAGCCGGGGCTAAAGCCCCGACGATTCTGCTCGCTCTCGGCACGGCTAAAGCCGTGCCCTCTCACCGAAACCTTCCTACTCCCCTCCCTGCAGCGTTTTGAAGTGCGCTTCCAGGGCGCGGGAGTATTCGCGCTCGGCTTCCAATTCTGCTTGCAACTTCTTGACCAAACCCTCGAGGCGCAGAATCTCCATGCGCAATCGGGCGGCGTCCGGCGAAGCTGGCGCACCCGTGGCGCGCGACACAGCGGGCGGAGCCGGCGCACGCGGCGCCGTAGCGGTAGGTGCTGCAAGGGTTCGCGCGGCGGCGGGCTGCTTGCCGTCGCCGCTGTTCGTTCCATTGCCGGGCTGCCCGGAGAAGATGCTGCTCAGGGCGGCGTTCGCGGCCACAGCGGAAACCGGCTGCGGGGCGGGCGCCGCGGGATGCAGCAGATGCTTCACGCGCGTGATGAGATCCTGGGGCTGGAACGGCTTGCGGATCAGCTCGTCGGCCTTGACGGCGAACGCCTTTTCCGCCACTTGCTTATTCACGACTCCGCTCATGAGGATGACGGGAATCTTCCTCAGGGCGGGGTGATTGCGGATGTGTTCGCAGACTTCGTAGCCGTCCTTGTCGGGCATGATGACGTCCGAGATGACTATGTCGGGGCGGGACTGCTCGATCTGGGCGAACGCGGTGGCGGCATCGT
Above is a window of Terriglobales bacterium DNA encoding:
- a CDS encoding HAD-IA family hydrolase yields the protein MKVLRPIPASDLKLLIFDLDGTLVDSRLDLANSVNAMLRHYGKPELPCDVIAGYIGDGAPMLVRRALGDPDEERFVTEALNFFLAHYREHKLDNTYVYAGVQEALQALRSQRNGADDGFRMAVLSNKPVRPSEQILEALGLAGFFFRVYGGNSFHTKKPDPLGVQTLLGESGALPEEAVIIGDSDIDVITGRNAGVWTVGVSYGFVPHTLEAAPPDVLVDSPQQWADLFQLTTETQRHRG
- the uvrB gene encoding excinuclease ABC subunit UvrB; this encodes MDFHLHSDYQPRGDQASAIDALMRGLLAAEKHQVLLGVTGSGKTYTMAKVVERINRPALVLAHNKTLAAQLYHEFKGFFPQNAVEYFVSYYDYYQPEAYIPAADVYIEKEATINDELDKLRLSATRSLFERRDCLIVASVSCIYGLGSPEAYYGMLLFLEKGQKIKREDIVRKLVEILYERNDTDFRRGTFRVRGDVIEVFPTYDDMAYRIELWGDQVEQLSQIDPLFGTVKQRYVRLPIYPKTHYVMSEETRDAAVVSIKEELAWWEKELEKQGHTVEAQRVHQRTMFDLEMIKTVGYCHGIENYSRHFSGRLPGEAPPTLLDYVPRDYLLFVDESHQTVPQLHGMYHGDRSRKQTLVEYGFRLPSALDNRPLTFEEFEHRVNQAVFVSATPGPYELTKSAGVVVEQIIRPTGLVDPEVEVRPVKGQIDDLLAEIRDRASRKERVLVTTLTKRMAEDLAEYYGEVGVKCRYMHSEIETLERVKILRDLRKGEFDVLIGINLLREGLDLPEVSLVAILDADKEGFLRSAGSLIQTIGRCARNLNARAILYADVMTDSMRRAIDETDRRRAIQHAYNEANGITPESIVRPVEMSLASIVEADYADFTASALEEMPDFKNQEELDAYIARLETEMRESAKKFEFEKAAKLRDTIRDLRTKEFLFT
- a CDS encoding response regulator, with protein sequence MSDMSTFTGMAGTPPRESVVTEAPTVLFIDDSATMREVIKVAFRRENIQVIACHDAATAFAQIEQSRPDIVISDVIMPDKDGYEVCEHIRNHPALRKIPVILMSGVVNKQVAEKAFAVKADELIRKPFQPQDLITRVKHLLHPAAPAPQPVSAVAANAALSSIFSGQPGNGTNSGDGKQPAAARTLAAPTATAPRAPAPPAVSRATGAPASPDAARLRMEILRLEGLVKKLQAELEAEREYSRALEAHFKTLQGGE